A genomic region of Pseudomonas abietaniphila contains the following coding sequences:
- a CDS encoding urease subunit beta: MIPGEYQIQPGEIELNADRRTITLSVANSGDRPIQVGSHFHFFETNDALTFDRPASRGMRLNIPAGTAVRFEPGQAREVELVDLAGHRRVFGFAALVMGDL, translated from the coding sequence ATGATTCCTGGTGAATACCAGATCCAGCCCGGTGAGATCGAGCTCAATGCCGATCGCCGGACGATCACCCTCAGCGTCGCCAACAGCGGCGACCGTCCGATTCAGGTCGGCTCGCATTTTCATTTTTTCGAGACCAACGACGCGCTCACCTTCGACCGCCCCGCCAGCCGGGGCATGCGCCTGAACATCCCGGCCGGCACCGCCGTGCGCTTCGAACCGGGGCAGGCTCGGGAGGTTGAGCTGGTGGACCTGGCCGGCCATCGTCGGGTGTTCGGTTTTGCCGCACTCGTGATGGGCGATTTGTAA
- the ureA gene encoding urease subunit gamma: MDLTPREKDKMLIFTAGLVAERRLARGLKLNYPEAMAFISAALLEGARDGQTVAELMHYGTTLLTREQVMEGIAEMIPEIQVEATFPDGTKLVTVHQPIA; encoded by the coding sequence ATGGATCTGACTCCACGCGAAAAAGACAAGATGCTGATCTTCACTGCAGGCCTGGTGGCCGAGCGGCGGTTGGCTCGGGGCCTCAAGCTCAATTACCCGGAAGCGATGGCGTTCATTTCGGCCGCGCTGCTGGAAGGCGCCCGCGATGGGCAGACGGTCGCTGAGCTGATGCATTACGGCACCACCCTGTTGACCCGCGAACAAGTGATGGAAGGCATTGCGGAAATGATCCCTGAAATCCAGGTCGAGGCCACCTTTCCGGATGGCACCAAGCTGGTGACCGTGCATCAGCCGATTGCCTGA
- a CDS encoding GNAT family N-acetyltransferase — translation MNAAQLRRVTRESFAHYRHGLVALLLDAVHRGASVGFMADLSADEAYSWWESVKTEVEQGKVLLWVVVQEEQVLATVQLALCQKANGLNRAEVQKLLVLHHARRRGLATQLMNAVEQAAQQHNRGLLFLDTLAGSPAEDFYRALGYQLSGTLPDYACNPDGEYHATAIYYKLLSRKSA, via the coding sequence ATGAATGCCGCTCAGTTACGACGTGTCACCCGCGAAAGCTTTGCGCATTACCGCCACGGTCTGGTCGCGTTGCTGCTGGACGCGGTGCATCGAGGCGCATCGGTGGGGTTCATGGCCGACCTGAGCGCCGACGAGGCTTACAGCTGGTGGGAAAGCGTCAAGACGGAAGTCGAGCAGGGCAAGGTGTTGCTGTGGGTCGTTGTGCAGGAAGAGCAGGTGTTGGCCACAGTGCAACTGGCGCTGTGCCAGAAGGCCAATGGGCTTAATCGCGCGGAGGTGCAGAAACTGCTGGTGCTGCATCACGCCCGTCGTCGCGGACTCGCGACGCAATTGATGAACGCCGTGGAACAGGCCGCGCAGCAGCACAATCGCGGGTTGCTGTTCCTCGACACGCTGGCGGGTTCGCCTGCCGAAGATTTCTACCGCGCGCTGGGCTACCAGCTCTCCGGCACGCTGCCGGACTACGCCTGCAACCCGGACGGCGAGTACCACGCCACTGCCATTTACTACAAGTTACTGTCGAGGAAGAGCGCATGA
- a CDS encoding GNAT family N-acetyltransferase, translating to MTYTIRDALLTDMPAVLDIYNDAVLNTTAIWNEQPVDLANREAWFAARQTQAYPILVVVDDTHQVLGYSSFGDWRPFEGFRHTVEHSVYVRADQRGNGLGPLLMKALIERARACDKHMMVAAIESGNAASIHLHERQGFITTGQMPQVGTKFGRWLDLTFMQLDLTPGASAPPSQAPATKNA from the coding sequence ATGACGTATACGATTCGTGACGCACTGCTGACTGACATGCCTGCCGTGCTGGACATCTACAACGACGCCGTCCTCAACACCACTGCGATCTGGAACGAGCAACCCGTGGACCTGGCCAACCGCGAAGCCTGGTTCGCCGCGCGCCAGACGCAGGCGTACCCGATTCTGGTGGTCGTGGATGACACCCATCAGGTGCTGGGCTACTCCTCGTTCGGTGACTGGCGCCCGTTCGAAGGTTTTCGCCACACCGTCGAGCACTCGGTTTACGTGCGTGCCGACCAGCGCGGCAACGGCTTGGGTCCATTGCTGATGAAGGCGTTGATCGAACGCGCCAGGGCCTGCGACAAGCACATGATGGTCGCCGCCATCGAAAGCGGAAACGCTGCGTCGATCCACCTGCATGAAAGGCAGGGTTTCATCACCACCGGACAGATGCCGCAGGTCGGCACCAAGTTCGGCCGCTGGCTGGACCTGACATTCATGCAGCTGGACCTGACACCGGGTGCCTCGGCGCCGCCGTCTCAGGCACCCGCAACAAAAAACGCCTAG